A section of the Pseudomonas sp. Q1-7 genome encodes:
- a CDS encoding tautomerase family protein, with amino-acid sequence MPFVSVRITRDGVTREQKAQVIAEITDTLQRVLGKRPDLTHIVIEEVDTDNWGYAGMTTTEYRKNQPG; translated from the coding sequence ATGCCGTTCGTTAGCGTTCGTATCACCCGTGATGGCGTGACCCGGGAACAGAAGGCCCAGGTCATCGCCGAGATCACCGACACCCTGCAGCGCGTACTGGGCAAGCGCCCTGACCTCACGCACATCGTGATCGAGGAAGTGGACACCGATAACTGGGGCTACGCCGGAATGACCACCACCGAGTACCGCAAGAATCAGCCTGGCTGA
- a CDS encoding LysR family transcriptional regulator, translating to MKRHFDDIQLGSIELFCLAAEEGSFTAAALSAGVTPAAVSRSISRLEERLGTRLFVRTTRNIRLTENGRTYFEQSRQALTQLVEAEREVMGKQLEPTGVLRISIPTTYGHYRILPLLSRFRERHPGVKIDIHLSNRNIDFVGEGYDLAIRVRAQPDSTLIARHLEDAALVVVATPEYLAKAGTPTTLDDLERHDCIQFELPSSGRRISWLFTEDGKEREIFASGNYCCSDDVLGGVTLAKHDAGLFQTYRFIVERELEEGSLVEVLQAFGGRSRPYTLLYPHGRHVPLRLRAFIDFLMECKREWNG from the coding sequence GTGAAACGCCACTTCGATGACATTCAATTGGGCAGTATCGAACTTTTCTGCCTGGCAGCGGAGGAGGGCAGCTTCACGGCTGCGGCGCTTTCGGCAGGGGTGACACCGGCGGCCGTGAGCCGGTCGATTTCGCGGCTGGAGGAACGCCTTGGCACGCGCTTGTTCGTGAGGACGACACGCAACATCCGACTCACGGAAAACGGCCGTACCTATTTCGAGCAGAGCCGCCAGGCGCTGACCCAACTGGTGGAAGCCGAGCGCGAAGTAATGGGCAAGCAGCTCGAACCCACGGGCGTACTGCGCATCAGCATTCCCACGACCTATGGCCACTATCGCATCCTCCCGCTGCTGTCGCGCTTCCGCGAGCGCCATCCCGGCGTGAAGATCGACATCCATCTGAGCAACCGCAATATCGACTTCGTAGGGGAGGGCTACGACTTGGCGATCCGCGTGCGCGCCCAGCCCGACTCGACACTGATCGCCCGGCACCTCGAAGACGCGGCGCTGGTGGTGGTCGCCACGCCGGAGTACCTGGCGAAGGCGGGCACGCCCACCACCCTGGACGATCTGGAGAGGCACGACTGCATCCAGTTCGAGCTGCCCAGCAGTGGCCGCCGTATCTCCTGGCTTTTCACCGAGGACGGCAAGGAGCGGGAGATCTTCGCCAGCGGCAACTACTGCTGCTCGGACGATGTCCTTGGCGGTGTGACCCTGGCCAAGCATGACGCCGGCCTGTTCCAGACCTACCGCTTCATCGTCGAGCGGGAACTTGAAGAGGGCTCGCTGGTGGAAGTCCTGCAAGCGTTCGGCGGCCGCTCGCGGCCGTATACGCTGCTGTACCCGCACGGTCGTCATGTCCCGTTGCGCCTGCGCGCCTTCATTGACTTCCTGATGGAGTGCAAGCGGGAGTGGAACGGTTGA